One genomic window of Xanthobacter dioxanivorans includes the following:
- a CDS encoding thiolase family protein, protein MQNVVIAGYARSPFALARKGDLARVRPDDLAAQVVAELIARTGVKVEDIEDLIVGCAFPEAEQGFNIARLIGMIAGLPDTVAGATVNRFCGSSMQSVHMAAGQIQLGAGEVFICAGIESMSRVPMTGFNPMPNPALYAKFPAAYMGMGETAENVAARWQITRADQDAFALKSHQKATKAEAEGRFKGEIVPIRIDGKNPGKTAETDGCIRRDATAEALASLKPSFDEHGTVTAGTASPLTDGASAVLVCSEAYAERNGLEPLARLKGVAVAGCAPEIMGIGPVAATKKALARSGIAISDVDVVELNEAFASQALACQRELGISEATLNLDGGAIALGHPLGATGARIVGKAASLLKREGGRYALATQCIGGGQGIATVLERV, encoded by the coding sequence ATGCAGAACGTCGTGATCGCGGGCTATGCCCGCTCGCCCTTCGCGCTGGCCAGGAAGGGCGATCTGGCGCGGGTGCGCCCGGACGACCTCGCCGCGCAGGTGGTGGCGGAGCTGATCGCCCGCACCGGGGTGAAGGTGGAGGACATCGAGGACCTCATCGTCGGCTGCGCCTTTCCCGAGGCGGAGCAGGGCTTCAACATCGCCCGCCTCATCGGCATGATCGCGGGCCTGCCCGATACGGTCGCCGGCGCCACGGTGAATCGCTTCTGCGGCTCGTCCATGCAGTCGGTGCACATGGCGGCCGGGCAGATCCAGCTGGGCGCCGGCGAGGTGTTCATCTGCGCCGGCATCGAGAGCATGAGCCGGGTGCCCATGACCGGCTTCAACCCCATGCCCAATCCCGCCCTCTACGCGAAATTCCCGGCCGCCTACATGGGCATGGGCGAGACCGCGGAGAATGTCGCGGCCAGGTGGCAGATCACCCGGGCCGACCAGGATGCCTTCGCCCTGAAGAGTCACCAGAAGGCAACGAAGGCCGAGGCCGAGGGCAGGTTCAAGGGCGAGATCGTGCCCATCCGCATCGACGGCAAGAACCCGGGCAAGACCGCCGAGACCGACGGCTGCATCCGCCGCGATGCCACCGCCGAGGCGCTGGCCAGCCTCAAGCCATCCTTCGACGAGCACGGCACGGTGACCGCCGGCACCGCCTCCCCGCTCACCGACGGCGCCTCCGCGGTGCTCGTGTGTTCGGAAGCCTATGCGGAGCGCAATGGCCTTGAGCCCCTCGCCCGCCTCAAGGGCGTGGCCGTGGCGGGCTGCGCGCCGGAAATCATGGGCATCGGTCCCGTGGCCGCGACGAAGAAGGCACTGGCCCGCTCGGGCATCGCCATCTCGGACGTGGACGTGGTGGAGCTGAACGAGGCCTTCGCCTCCCAGGCCCTCGCCTGCCAGCGCGAGCTCGGCATTTCGGAGGCGACGCTGAACCTTGACGGCGGCGCCATCGCCCTCGGCCATCCGCTCGGCGCCACCGGCGCGCGCATCGTCGGCAAGGCGGCTTCGCTGCTGAAGCGCGAAGGCGGGCGCTATGCGCTGGCGACCCAGTGCATCGGCGGCGGCCAGGGCATCGCCACCGTGCTCGAGCGCGTCTGA
- a CDS encoding MerR family transcriptional regulator: MTSTGKRGAGSALTDTFFTVTELARDLSITPRTIRFYEDKGLITPRRAGTMRVYTKRDRARMVLILRGKRLGFSLREIKEYLDLYDMDSSQAEQIRLLVKKVQARLEMLEDQRLALEESIMELKEIEEQAMSALAQEAAQKKAAG, translated from the coding sequence GTGACATCCACAGGCAAGCGCGGAGCCGGCTCGGCCCTGACGGACACGTTCTTCACGGTCACCGAGCTGGCGCGCGACCTCTCGATCACGCCCCGCACCATCCGGTTCTACGAGGACAAGGGCCTCATCACCCCCCGCCGGGCGGGGACCATGCGGGTCTACACCAAGCGCGACCGGGCGCGGATGGTGCTCATCCTGCGCGGCAAGCGGCTCGGCTTCTCCCTGCGCGAGATCAAGGAATACCTCGATCTCTACGACATGGATTCGAGCCAGGCCGAGCAGATCAGGCTGCTGGTCAAGAAGGTGCAGGCGCGCCTCGAAATGCTTGAGGACCAGCGCCTCGCCCTGGAAGAATCCATCATGGAACTGAAGGAAATCGAGGAGCAGGCGATGTCTGCCCTCGCGCAGGAGGCAGCCCAGAAGAAGGCCGCCGGCTGA
- a CDS encoding OmpP1/FadL family transporter, translating into MTMRKWAVRAAPALALPAIMIAAGEASAGGFGLREQSAYYQGTSFAGDAAGGAGLASMFWNPAALSFAPGLSVEGNVTYIAPHASVDVFSATAPLTGASLGNLGVGDIVDNGTLPTSYMTYAGERWSVGLAVTSPYGLVTDAPCNWSGRYYGCYSRIFDMNVQGSFAYKVTDWLTLGAGVNVNYIDARLSNAQFTGFAPPANNLYAQVDGDDIGYGFNLGALVTLAPGTTVGIGYRSSISQDLGGTLGISLANIVPLNKLHATAALTLPDQVTASFRSQLDPSWTILGTVEWTNWSTVQQLVVKSRGVPVSTLDLQWNDGWFFSGGVEYQWDPKLALRAGLAYELTPVPDSTRSPRLPDTNRLWLSAGLTYNFTPQFSVDFAYSHIFGENSPITLSPADPSNALRGTLIAEVNDGYVDIVSVGLRYKFDSPAGTALAMK; encoded by the coding sequence ATGACGATGCGCAAGTGGGCCGTGCGGGCGGCACCGGCACTTGCTCTTCCCGCGATCATGATCGCGGCCGGAGAGGCGAGCGCTGGCGGATTCGGTCTGCGTGAGCAGAGCGCCTATTACCAGGGCACATCCTTCGCCGGCGATGCCGCGGGTGGGGCCGGCCTCGCCTCCATGTTCTGGAACCCGGCGGCGCTGAGCTTCGCGCCGGGCCTGAGCGTGGAAGGCAACGTCACCTATATCGCGCCGCACGCGTCCGTGGACGTGTTCAGCGCCACGGCGCCCCTCACCGGCGCCAGCCTCGGCAATCTCGGGGTCGGCGACATCGTTGACAACGGGACCCTGCCGACCTCCTACATGACCTATGCCGGCGAACGGTGGTCGGTGGGCCTCGCCGTCACCTCGCCCTACGGGCTGGTGACGGATGCGCCCTGCAACTGGTCGGGCCGCTATTACGGCTGCTACAGCCGCATCTTCGACATGAACGTGCAGGGCTCCTTCGCCTACAAGGTCACGGACTGGCTCACCCTCGGCGCGGGCGTGAACGTCAACTATATCGACGCGCGGCTCAGCAACGCGCAGTTCACCGGCTTCGCGCCGCCCGCGAACAATCTCTACGCGCAGGTGGATGGCGACGACATCGGCTACGGCTTCAACCTCGGCGCGCTGGTGACCCTCGCGCCGGGAACGACGGTCGGTATCGGCTACCGTTCTTCCATCAGCCAGGACCTGGGCGGCACGCTCGGCATCTCCCTCGCCAACATCGTGCCCCTGAACAAGCTCCACGCCACGGCTGCGCTGACCCTGCCGGACCAGGTCACCGCCTCCTTCCGCTCCCAGCTGGACCCGAGCTGGACCATCCTCGGCACCGTGGAGTGGACCAACTGGTCCACGGTCCAGCAGCTCGTGGTGAAGTCCCGAGGCGTGCCGGTCAGCACGCTCGACCTCCAGTGGAACGATGGCTGGTTCTTCTCCGGCGGCGTCGAATATCAGTGGGATCCGAAGCTCGCGCTGCGCGCCGGCCTCGCCTACGAGCTGACGCCCGTGCCTGATTCGACGCGCTCGCCGCGCCTGCCCGACACCAACCGGCTGTGGCTCTCGGCCGGCCTCACCTACAACTTCACGCCGCAGTTCTCCGTGGACTTCGCCTATAGCCACATCTTCGGCGAGAACAGCCCGATCACGCTCTCTCCCGCCGATCCCTCCAATGCGCTGCGCGGCACGCTCATCGCCGAGGTGAACGACGGCTACGTGGACATCGTGTCGGTGGGCCTGCGCTACAAGTTCGACAGCCCGGCCGGGACGGCGCTGGCCATGAAGTGA
- a CDS encoding long-chain-fatty-acid--CoA ligase, protein MLQRTDGGFASAAPVPELLDASVAEFGARNALSFFGRKWTYSELGALVDRVAAGLQANGVQKGTKVGLCLPNTPYSVIFFFAIMKAGGTVVNFSPLYVERELRHQIRDSGTLMMVVPDLRLIHSRVAAVAREAGLQRVIVCPMAGILPFPKGLLFNLFKRKDKAVYSRGDGLHLPYADLLRHADRPAPVAVDPEQDVAVLQYTGGTTGVPKGAMLTHGNVSANARQLVAHADCRSIGVTRVVGVLPLFHVFAMQTVMLIPICLGAEIVLVPRFQLSDLLDTIEREKPTMFPGVPTIYGAINNVPGIEKRDLSSLTLCISGGAPLPQDVRERFQQITGCRLVEGYGLSETAPVVSANPPLGLVKDGSVGTALPQTVIEIRSLTDPSRILGPGEKGEVCVRGPQVMKGYFNRPEETANAFIDGALRTGDVGYLDTDGYLFLVDRIKDVILCGGYNVYPRVIEEALYLHPAVAEAVAIGVADSYRGQAPKAFVTLRAGTEATPEELMTFLAAQISKIEMPKAVEIRDSLPKSVVGKLSKKELVEEERQRAEG, encoded by the coding sequence ATGCTCCAGCGCACCGATGGCGGCTTCGCTTCAGCCGCCCCCGTGCCCGAGCTGCTTGATGCCAGCGTCGCCGAGTTCGGCGCGCGCAACGCACTCAGCTTCTTCGGCCGAAAATGGACCTATTCCGAACTGGGCGCGCTCGTGGACAGGGTGGCGGCCGGGCTACAGGCAAACGGGGTGCAGAAGGGCACGAAGGTCGGCCTGTGCCTGCCCAACACGCCCTATTCCGTCATCTTCTTCTTCGCCATCATGAAGGCCGGCGGCACGGTGGTGAACTTCAGCCCGCTTTATGTGGAGCGGGAGCTGAGGCACCAGATCCGCGATTCCGGCACGCTGATGATGGTGGTGCCGGACCTCAGGCTCATCCATTCGCGCGTCGCCGCGGTGGCGCGGGAGGCGGGGCTTCAGCGCGTCATCGTGTGCCCCATGGCGGGGATCCTGCCCTTTCCCAAGGGGTTGCTGTTCAACCTGTTCAAGCGCAAGGACAAGGCCGTCTACAGCCGCGGCGACGGGCTGCACCTGCCTTATGCCGACCTGCTGCGGCACGCAGACCGCCCCGCCCCGGTCGCGGTCGATCCCGAGCAGGACGTGGCGGTCCTGCAATATACCGGCGGCACCACGGGCGTTCCGAAGGGCGCGATGCTCACCCATGGCAACGTCTCGGCGAACGCCCGCCAGCTCGTCGCCCATGCCGACTGCCGAAGCATCGGCGTGACCCGCGTGGTGGGGGTGCTGCCGCTGTTCCACGTCTTCGCGATGCAGACGGTGATGCTCATCCCCATCTGCCTCGGGGCGGAGATCGTGCTGGTGCCGCGATTCCAGCTCTCCGACCTGCTCGACACCATCGAGCGGGAGAAGCCCACCATGTTTCCCGGCGTGCCCACCATCTACGGGGCCATCAACAACGTCCCCGGCATTGAAAAGCGGGACCTGTCCTCCCTCACCCTCTGCATCTCCGGCGGTGCCCCCCTGCCGCAGGACGTGCGCGAGCGGTTCCAGCAGATCACCGGCTGCCGGCTGGTGGAGGGCTACGGCCTGAGCGAGACGGCGCCGGTGGTGAGCGCCAATCCGCCGCTCGGCCTGGTGAAGGACGGATCGGTGGGCACCGCCCTGCCGCAGACGGTGATCGAGATCCGCAGTCTCACCGATCCCTCCCGCATCCTCGGGCCCGGCGAGAAGGGCGAGGTGTGCGTGCGCGGGCCGCAGGTGATGAAGGGCTATTTCAACCGCCCGGAGGAGACCGCCAACGCCTTCATCGACGGGGCGCTCAGGACCGGCGATGTGGGCTATCTGGATACCGACGGCTATCTCTTCCTCGTGGACCGCATCAAGGACGTGATCCTGTGCGGCGGCTACAACGTCTATCCGCGGGTGATCGAGGAGGCGCTCTATCTGCATCCCGCCGTGGCCGAGGCGGTGGCCATCGGCGTCGCCGACAGCTATCGCGGCCAGGCGCCCAAGGCCTTCGTCACCCTGAGGGCCGGGACCGAGGCGACGCCGGAGGAACTGATGACCTTCCTCGCCGCTCAGATCTCCAAGATCGAGATGCCGAAGGCGGTGGAGATCCGCGACAGCCTGCCCAAGAGCGTGGTCGGAAAGCTCTCCAAGAAGGAGCTGGTGGAGGAGGAGCGCCAGCGCGCGGAAGGCTGA
- a CDS encoding 30S ribosomal protein S2 yields MALPDYSMRQLLEAGVHFGHQSHRWNPKMAPYIFGVRNNIHILDLSQTVPALHRALQAVSDTVAQGGRVLFVGTKRQAQEQVADAARRSAQYYVNSRWLGGMLTNWKTISNSIARLKKLEEMLAAPEAGSGYTKKERLTLSREKEKLDKALGGIRDMGGLPDLLFVIDTNKEDIAVKEAQRLGIPVAAILDTNCDPDGIAFPVPGNDDAGRAIQLYCDLIARAAIDGIGRGHTDLGGYDMGAEEAPLVEDLPVEAGAWSTFEPLSGPRGVADDLKKLTGVSPEIEQKLNDLGVFHFGQVAGLDAIDAHRIGEEVGLPGRVDGWVAQAKEMSAEVE; encoded by the coding sequence GTGGCGCTTCCCGATTATTCGATGCGTCAGCTTCTCGAAGCTGGCGTGCACTTCGGACATCAGTCCCATCGCTGGAATCCGAAGATGGCTCCGTACATCTTCGGTGTCCGCAACAACATCCACATCCTCGACCTGTCGCAGACCGTGCCCGCGCTGCATCGCGCGCTGCAGGCGGTCTCCGATACGGTGGCCCAGGGCGGGCGCGTGCTGTTCGTCGGCACCAAGCGCCAGGCCCAGGAGCAGGTGGCGGACGCCGCCCGCCGCTCCGCCCAGTATTATGTGAACTCCCGCTGGCTCGGCGGCATGCTCACCAACTGGAAGACCATCTCCAACTCCATCGCCCGGCTGAAGAAGCTGGAGGAGATGCTGGCCGCCCCCGAGGCGGGCTCCGGCTACACCAAGAAGGAGCGCCTGACGCTCTCCCGTGAAAAGGAGAAGCTGGACAAGGCGCTCGGCGGCATCCGCGACATGGGCGGCCTGCCGGACCTGCTGTTCGTCATCGACACGAACAAGGAAGACATCGCGGTGAAGGAGGCCCAGCGCCTCGGCATCCCGGTGGCGGCCATCCTCGACACCAATTGCGATCCGGACGGCATCGCCTTCCCGGTGCCGGGCAATGACGACGCCGGCCGCGCCATCCAGCTCTATTGCGACCTCATCGCCCGCGCCGCCATCGACGGCATCGGCCGCGGCCACACCGACCTCGGCGGCTACGACATGGGCGCCGAGGAGGCCCCGCTGGTGGAGGACCTGCCGGTCGAGGCCGGCGCGTGGTCGACCTTCGAGCCCCTGTCGGGTCCGCGCGGCGTCGCCGACGACTTGAAGAAGCTCACCGGCGTCAGCCCCGAGATCGAGCAGAAGCTGAACGATCTCGGCGTGTTCCACTTCGGCCAGGTGGCGGGCCTCGACGCGATCGACGCCCACCGCATCGGCGAGGAAGTGGGACTGCCCGGCCGCGTCGACGGCTGGGTGGCCCAGGCCAAGGAGATGTCTGCCGAGGTGGAGTGA
- the tsf gene encoding translation elongation factor Ts encodes MAAITAGLVKELREKTGAGMMDCKSALTETNGDIEAAIDWLRKKGLAKAAKKAGRVAAEGLVAVESSGHYAAAVEVNAETDFVARNPDFQAFVREVAKVALNTDGSLEAVASAHFPGESVTVGERLTALIATIGENMTLRRSTKLTVSAGVIASYVHGAVVEGQGRIGVLVALESTGDVEKLSTLGRQIAMHIAALNPLALDASGISEETIAREKAILLEKHQGKPANVQDKIAESGIKSFFKEVTLLDQAFVHDGSKSVAQVLKEAEGQVGAPVKLTGFVRYALGEGIEKEETDFAAEVAAAAGQS; translated from the coding sequence ATGGCTGCGATCACCGCCGGGCTCGTGAAGGAACTGCGCGAAAAGACCGGCGCAGGCATGATGGACTGCAAGTCCGCGCTCACCGAGACGAACGGCGACATCGAGGCTGCCATCGACTGGCTGCGCAAGAAGGGCCTTGCCAAGGCGGCCAAGAAGGCCGGCCGCGTGGCCGCCGAGGGCCTCGTGGCGGTGGAATCCTCCGGCCACTACGCCGCCGCCGTGGAAGTGAATGCGGAGACCGATTTCGTCGCCCGCAACCCGGACTTCCAGGCGTTCGTGCGCGAGGTGGCCAAGGTTGCCCTCAACACCGATGGCTCGCTGGAGGCGGTGGCCTCCGCCCATTTCCCGGGCGAGAGCGTGACCGTGGGCGAGCGCCTCACCGCGCTCATCGCCACCATCGGCGAGAACATGACCCTGCGCCGCTCCACCAAGCTCACCGTGTCGGCCGGCGTGATCGCCAGCTACGTGCACGGCGCGGTGGTGGAAGGCCAGGGTCGCATCGGCGTGCTGGTGGCGCTGGAATCCACCGGCGACGTGGAGAAGCTCTCCACCCTCGGCCGGCAGATCGCCATGCACATCGCCGCGCTGAACCCGCTGGCGCTGGACGCCTCCGGCATTTCCGAGGAGACCATCGCCCGCGAGAAGGCGATCCTGCTCGAGAAGCACCAGGGCAAGCCGGCCAACGTGCAGGACAAGATCGCCGAGAGCGGCATCAAGAGCTTTTTCAAGGAGGTCACCCTCCTCGACCAGGCCTTCGTGCATGACGGCTCCAAGTCCGTGGCCCAGGTGCTGAAGGAGGCCGAGGGCCAGGTCGGCGCCCCGGTCAAGCTCACCGGCTTCGTGCGCTATGCCCTCGGCGAGGGTATCGAGAAGGAAGAGACCGACTTCGCGGCCGAGGTGGCCGCCGCCGCCGGCCAGTCCTGA
- the pyrH gene encoding UMP kinase: MGPEPFGLHPATVARIARDLVAARSAGCEVAVVVGGGNILRGARVADENLDRATADHMGMLATVMNGLALERALEAAGAPARTLSAIPMPTVCEPYARQPAMRHLRRGRIVVLTGGTGNPYFTTDTGAVLRAAELDCDAVLKATNVDGVYTADPKLDPAATRYERITHDEALARDLKVMDAAAFALAREAALPIIVFSIREPGAIASAARGEGRVTVVAP, encoded by the coding sequence ATGGGCCCGGAGCCCTTCGGCCTGCATCCCGCCACCGTGGCGCGTATCGCCCGCGACCTCGTCGCGGCGCGCTCCGCCGGCTGCGAGGTGGCGGTGGTGGTGGGCGGCGGCAACATCCTGCGCGGCGCGCGGGTGGCGGACGAAAACCTCGACCGCGCCACCGCCGACCACATGGGCATGCTCGCCACTGTCATGAACGGCCTCGCCCTGGAGCGGGCGCTGGAGGCCGCCGGCGCGCCGGCCCGCACGCTGTCCGCCATCCCCATGCCCACGGTATGCGAACCCTATGCCCGCCAGCCGGCCATGCGCCATCTGCGCCGCGGCCGCATCGTGGTGCTCACCGGCGGCACCGGAAATCCCTATTTCACCACCGACACCGGCGCGGTGCTGCGTGCCGCCGAGCTCGACTGCGACGCGGTGCTGAAGGCCACCAACGTGGACGGCGTCTACACCGCCGACCCAAAGCTTGATCCCGCGGCGACCCGCTACGAGCGCATCACCCATGACGAGGCGCTCGCCCGCGACCTCAAGGTGATGGATGCCGCCGCCTTCGCCCTTGCCCGCGAGGCGGCATTGCCGATAATCGTGTTCTCCATTCGCGAACCGGGAGCGATCGCGTCGGCGGCCAGAGGCGAGGGCCGCGTGACCGTGGTCGCCCCCTGA
- the frr gene encoding ribosome recycling factor, whose amino-acid sequence MTTGTFDMADIKRRMQGAIGVLRDELGGLRTGRASASLLDPITVEAYGARMPLNQVATVSVPEARLLSVQVWDRGMVNAVEKAIRDSNLGLNPATEGQVLRLRIPELNQERRQELVKVAHKYAEATRVAVRHVRRDGMDHLKKVEKDGEMSSDDIDRLSKDVQKATDDAIAEIDQTLAQKEKEILSV is encoded by the coding sequence ATGACCACCGGGACCTTCGACATGGCCGATATCAAGCGCCGCATGCAGGGCGCGATCGGCGTGCTCAGGGACGAGCTTGGCGGCCTGCGCACCGGCCGCGCTTCCGCGAGCCTGCTTGATCCGATCACCGTCGAGGCCTACGGCGCGCGCATGCCGCTGAACCAGGTGGCCACCGTCTCGGTGCCCGAGGCCCGCCTGCTCTCCGTGCAGGTGTGGGACCGCGGCATGGTGAACGCGGTGGAGAAAGCCATTCGCGACAGCAACCTCGGCCTCAACCCCGCCACCGAGGGACAGGTGCTGCGCCTGCGCATTCCCGAGCTCAACCAGGAGCGGCGCCAGGAACTGGTGAAGGTGGCGCATAAATATGCCGAGGCGACCCGCGTCGCGGTACGGCACGTGCGGCGCGACGGAATGGACCACCTGAAGAAGGTGGAAAAGGACGGCGAGATGAGCTCCGATGACATCGACCGCCTGTCCAAGGACGTGCAGAAGGCCACCGACGACGCCATTGCCGAGATCGACCAGACGCTTGCCCAGAAGGAAAAGGAAATCCTTTCGGTCTGA
- a CDS encoding isoprenyl transferase, translating into MTLRAATGDASAPERAPAVVPVHVGVIMDGNGRWAAARKLPRIEGHRRGVEALRRCVRAAREVGIRFLTIYSFSSENWSRPVGEVTELMRLLKLFLRHDLAELHRANVRVKVIGERANLSPEIRDLLAEAEEMTRGNTGLTLVVAFNYGSRQEIAGAVSRIAADVAAGRLKPQDVDVEMISQRLDTAGIPDPDLIVRTSGEQRLSNFLLWQAAYSEFVFLPIYWPDFDKAALLSAIDEYARRDRRFGGVTNCPGP; encoded by the coding sequence ATGACCCTGCGCGCCGCGACGGGCGACGCCAGCGCCCCCGAGCGGGCGCCGGCGGTCGTGCCGGTGCACGTGGGCGTGATCATGGACGGCAACGGGCGCTGGGCCGCCGCGCGCAAGCTGCCGCGCATCGAAGGCCACCGGCGCGGGGTGGAGGCGCTGCGCCGGTGCGTGCGCGCCGCGCGTGAGGTGGGCATCCGCTTCCTCACCATCTACAGCTTCTCCTCGGAGAACTGGTCCCGCCCCGTGGGGGAGGTGACGGAGCTGATGCGGCTCCTGAAGCTGTTCCTGCGCCACGACCTTGCCGAGCTGCACCGGGCGAACGTCAGGGTGAAGGTGATCGGCGAGCGGGCGAATCTCTCGCCCGAGATCCGCGACCTCCTGGCGGAAGCCGAGGAGATGACCCGCGGCAACACCGGCCTCACCCTGGTGGTGGCGTTCAACTACGGCTCGCGGCAGGAGATCGCCGGCGCGGTCTCGCGCATCGCGGCGGATGTGGCCGCCGGACGCCTGAAGCCGCAGGACGTGGACGTGGAGATGATCTCCCAGCGGCTCGACACCGCGGGCATCCCCGATCCCGACCTCATCGTGCGCACCTCGGGCGAGCAGCGGCTGTCAAACTTCCTGCTGTGGCAGGCGGCCTATTCCGAGTTCGTCTTCCTGCCCATCTACTGGCCCGATTTCGACAAGGCCGCGCTGCTCTCGGCCATCGACGAATATGCCCGGCGCGATCGCAGGTTCGGCGGCGTCACCAATTGCCCCGGACCCTGA
- a CDS encoding phosphatidate cytidylyltransferase has translation MNFGADLKHRTLSALVLVPLVLAAAFLGGIAFAILWVLAGLAILHEWTGLARLDHRRAYLGIGGLAIAGGGALIVAGEAAYAFSLVAIGAAACTFAVPRQSGWAMGGVLVAASAALPVVALRGTSQLGLVAVLFLCAVVWATDILAYFSGRALGGAKLWPRVSPNKTWSGAIGGTLGGALAGVIVAALAGLPALWVIAGLALLLSIVSQLGDLAESAAKRLFGVKDASRLIPGHGGLLDRLDGFAAASLVAAGIAFVRAAADPAAGLLLW, from the coding sequence GTGAACTTTGGCGCGGATCTCAAGCATCGGACCCTTTCTGCGCTCGTTCTGGTGCCGCTGGTGCTCGCCGCCGCCTTCCTCGGCGGCATCGCCTTCGCCATCCTGTGGGTGCTCGCGGGCCTTGCGATTCTCCATGAATGGACGGGCCTCGCCCGGCTCGACCATCGCCGCGCCTACCTCGGCATCGGCGGCCTCGCCATCGCCGGCGGCGGCGCGCTGATCGTGGCCGGCGAGGCCGCCTACGCGTTCAGCCTGGTGGCGATCGGCGCGGCCGCCTGCACCTTCGCCGTGCCGCGGCAGTCCGGCTGGGCCATGGGCGGGGTGCTGGTGGCGGCCAGTGCCGCCCTGCCGGTGGTGGCGCTGCGCGGCACCTCGCAGCTCGGGCTCGTGGCGGTGCTGTTCCTGTGCGCGGTGGTGTGGGCGACGGACATCCTCGCCTATTTCAGCGGTCGGGCCCTGGGCGGGGCGAAGCTGTGGCCGCGCGTGTCGCCCAACAAGACCTGGTCGGGCGCCATCGGCGGCACGCTGGGCGGTGCCCTCGCGGGGGTGATCGTGGCCGCGCTCGCCGGGCTGCCGGCGCTTTGGGTGATCGCCGGCCTCGCCTTGCTGCTCTCCATCGTGAGCCAGCTGGGGGACCTTGCCGAATCCGCGGCCAAGCGCCTGTTCGGCGTCAAGGATGCGAGCCGTCTCATTCCCGGCCATGGTGGCCTTCTCGATCGGTTGGACGGATTCGCGGCGGCCTCCCTAGTCGCCGCCGGCATCGCCTTCGTGCGGGCCGCGGCCGATCCGGCGGCCGGGCTCCTGTTGTGGTAG
- the dxr gene encoding 1-deoxy-D-xylulose-5-phosphate reductoisomerase, which yields MKRLSLLGATGSIGHSVAKLLADAPGLFRVEAVAGGKDAKALAEAAQALGARFAALADPAGGRALADALAGTGIESGAGPAAVLEAAAREADVVVSAIVGVAGLAPTVAAFAPGRRIALANKECLVAAGTFFMAEAARLGTEILPVDSEHNAIFQALAAGPRRDVEKVTLTASGGPFRLKGREEIARATPQDALKHPNWSMGAKITIDSATLMNKGLELIEAQHLFGLPAERFEAIVHPESVVHGLVSFIDGSVVAGLAFPDMCVPIAHCLGLPDRIATTCRRLDLVALGRLTFEAPDADRFPALRLARAAMEAGGAVSTTLNAANEVAVAAFLQGRIGLYGITDAVAATLDRINGGPAPASVAEALDMDAAARRATEALLPKFAAKAS from the coding sequence ATGAAACGCCTTTCCCTCCTCGGGGCCACCGGCTCCATCGGCCACAGCGTGGCCAAGCTGCTCGCCGATGCGCCGGGCCTGTTCCGGGTGGAGGCGGTGGCCGGGGGCAAGGACGCCAAGGCCCTGGCCGAGGCAGCGCAGGCGCTCGGCGCGCGCTTCGCCGCGCTGGCCGATCCCGCCGGCGGCCGCGCTCTGGCCGATGCCCTCGCCGGCACCGGCATCGAGAGCGGGGCGGGTCCCGCCGCGGTGCTGGAGGCGGCCGCGCGCGAGGCGGACGTGGTGGTGAGCGCCATCGTCGGGGTGGCGGGGCTCGCGCCCACGGTGGCGGCCTTCGCGCCGGGCCGGCGCATCGCGCTGGCCAACAAGGAATGCCTGGTGGCGGCCGGCACCTTCTTCATGGCCGAGGCGGCGCGCCTCGGCACCGAGATCCTGCCGGTGGACAGCGAGCACAACGCCATCTTCCAGGCCCTCGCGGCCGGCCCGCGCCGGGACGTGGAAAAGGTGACGCTGACTGCCTCGGGCGGTCCGTTCCGGCTGAAGGGCCGCGAGGAGATCGCCCGGGCGACGCCGCAGGATGCGCTGAAGCACCCCAACTGGTCCATGGGCGCCAAGATCACCATCGATTCCGCCACCTTGATGAACAAGGGCCTCGAACTGATCGAGGCCCAGCACCTGTTCGGCCTGCCGGCGGAGCGCTTCGAGGCGATCGTGCACCCCGAGTCGGTGGTGCACGGCCTCGTCTCCTTTATCGACGGCTCGGTGGTGGCGGGGCTCGCCTTTCCGGACATGTGCGTGCCCATCGCCCATTGCCTCGGCCTTCCCGACCGCATCGCCACCACATGCCGCCGTCTCGATCTCGTCGCCCTCGGCCGACTCACCTTCGAGGCGCCCGACGCGGACCGATTCCCGGCGCTGCGACTGGCGCGCGCGGCCATGGAGGCGGGCGGGGCGGTATCCACCACCCTCAACGCGGCCAACGAGGTCGCGGTGGCCGCCTTTCTCCAGGGACGCATCGGTCTCTACGGTATTACCGATGCGGTGGCTGCAACCCTTGATCGCATCAATGGCGGGCCGGCACCGGCCAGCGTCGCCGAGGCCCTGGACATGGATGCCGCCGCGAGGCGGGCGACCGAAGCGCTCTTGCCTAAGTTTGCCGCAAAGGCATCCTAA